The Streptomyces avermitilis MA-4680 = NBRC 14893 genome contains a region encoding:
- a CDS encoding HNH endonuclease, which yields MPHVLVLNASYEPLGVVPLRRALVLVLENKAVCLEESGAFMHSATVTVPAPSVVRLKRFVRVPYRGPVPLTRRALFARDGGRCMYCGGVATSVDHVIPRSRGGQHAWDNVVASCRRCNHVKADRHLFEIGWRLRHKPAPPTGLAWRIIGTGHRDPRWLPYLQPYGADDAMARIDGISA from the coding sequence GTGCCGCATGTCCTGGTCCTCAACGCGTCGTACGAGCCACTCGGCGTCGTACCGCTCCGCCGCGCGCTCGTCCTCGTCCTTGAGAACAAGGCAGTCTGCCTCGAGGAATCCGGCGCCTTCATGCACAGCGCAACCGTTACTGTCCCCGCACCCAGCGTGGTCCGGCTGAAGAGGTTCGTACGGGTCCCTTACCGGGGGCCCGTTCCGCTGACCCGGCGGGCGTTGTTCGCCCGCGACGGCGGCCGGTGCATGTACTGCGGTGGCGTCGCAACCAGCGTCGACCACGTCATCCCGCGCAGCCGCGGGGGTCAGCACGCCTGGGACAACGTGGTGGCGTCCTGCCGCCGCTGCAACCACGTCAAGGCCGACCGCCACCTCTTCGAGATCGGCTGGCGGCTGCGCCACAAACCCGCTCCGCCCACGGGTCTGGCCTGGCGCATCATCGGCACCGGGCATAGGGACCCGCGCTGGCTGCCCTACCTACAGCCGTACGGCGCGGACGACGCGATGGCCCGGATCGACGGCATCTCCGCCTGA
- a CDS encoding FtsX-like permease family protein, with product MRTDLRLALLLIRGSDRREWWRVALTAVGAMGATGLALGATAIVSLRGQYNVPLANGLLNQPGERSGVILTLLLLLVPVLGFLGQCARIGALHRDRRLAGLRLAGATPGQVRRIAALEAGLTCLLGSVVATVFAALLLLSQWQHPPATVWAGFALVMVAVPLLGVLVSTLALRRVIASPLGWVRRVRPQPGKGRGPGLAFIAAALVLLTVGLVITPGTFGGFGTAPLLIFTVVVVTGMGAVWLTGATARLTGRLLAARTGNPATLIAAERLRDDPWAAARTHAAVLLVTVVGTAFVGIRQTLLAGLTGRDRRMFADNMSFYTTGINLTGAAILVALGITLAGLAVGTAESLAARRRGLSAQAAAGVPRPVLAKALLLETALPLAPAVALAGLGGIGIGVLYAAAFGEGIPVLPLLVPPAVYAACLLAAAASLPRLRRSVHPAELRYA from the coding sequence ATGAGGACCGATCTCCGGCTCGCCCTGCTGCTGATCCGCGGCTCCGACCGGCGTGAGTGGTGGCGGGTCGCGCTCACGGCGGTGGGCGCGATGGGCGCCACGGGGCTCGCCCTGGGCGCGACGGCGATCGTCTCGCTCCGGGGGCAGTACAACGTGCCCCTCGCGAACGGGCTGCTGAACCAGCCCGGGGAGCGCTCGGGCGTGATCCTCACGCTGCTGCTCCTGCTGGTCCCCGTGCTCGGCTTCCTCGGGCAGTGCGCCCGCATCGGCGCACTGCACCGCGACCGGCGGCTGGCCGGACTGCGCCTCGCGGGCGCCACGCCGGGCCAGGTGCGGCGGATCGCCGCCCTGGAGGCGGGGCTCACCTGTCTGCTCGGCTCGGTGGTCGCCACCGTCTTCGCCGCGCTGCTCCTGCTGAGCCAGTGGCAGCATCCGCCGGCGACGGTCTGGGCCGGGTTCGCGCTGGTCATGGTGGCCGTACCGCTGCTGGGCGTGCTGGTGAGCACCCTCGCGCTGCGTCGGGTGATCGCCTCCCCGCTGGGCTGGGTGCGCCGGGTGCGCCCGCAACCGGGCAAGGGCCGGGGTCCGGGCCTCGCGTTCATCGCGGCGGCGCTGGTCCTCCTCACCGTGGGCCTCGTCATCACTCCGGGCACCTTCGGCGGGTTCGGCACGGCCCCGCTGCTGATCTTCACCGTGGTGGTCGTCACCGGTATGGGCGCCGTCTGGCTGACCGGCGCCACCGCCCGGCTCACGGGCCGGCTCCTCGCGGCGCGCACCGGGAACCCGGCGACCCTGATCGCGGCGGAACGGCTGCGCGACGACCCGTGGGCCGCCGCCCGCACCCATGCCGCCGTCCTGCTGGTGACCGTCGTCGGGACGGCATTCGTGGGCATCCGTCAAACGCTGCTCGCCGGCCTGACCGGGCGCGACAGGCGGATGTTCGCCGACAACATGTCCTTCTACACCACCGGCATCAATCTGACGGGAGCCGCCATCCTCGTCGCCCTGGGGATCACGCTCGCGGGGCTCGCCGTAGGCACCGCGGAATCGCTCGCCGCGCGCCGCCGGGGCCTGTCCGCGCAGGCCGCCGCCGGGGTGCCGAGGCCGGTCCTGGCCAAGGCCCTGCTCCTGGAGACCGCCCTGCCGCTCGCCCCCGCGGTGGCGCTGGCCGGCCTCGGCGGCATCGGCATCGGCGTCTTGTACGCGGCGGCGTTCGGTGAGGGCATACCCGTGCTGCCGCTGCTGGTGCCGCCGGCCGTGTACGCGGCCTGCCTGCTCGCCGCGGCGGCCTCCCTGCCGCGTCTGCGCCGCTCGGTACACCCGGCGGAACTGCGCTACGCCTGA
- a CDS encoding ABC transporter ATP-binding protein: MSNPLLAARGLVKAHGSTPALRGASVELRAGEILAVTGASGSGKSTLLHCLAGIVRPDEGAVVYGGERLDQLPENRLSELRRTEFGVVFQFGQLIPELTALDNVALPLLLAGTSRKAAQERAGEWLERFGVRGQEESRPGELSGGQAQRVSLARALVTGPKAVFADEPTGALDSLAGEQVMTALTHTARESGTAVLLITHDAQVAAYADREVSLRDGVVIAAGHLPSGADTSAEVTR, encoded by the coding sequence ATGAGCAACCCACTCCTCGCGGCCCGGGGACTCGTCAAAGCCCACGGCTCCACCCCGGCACTGCGCGGCGCCTCGGTGGAGCTCCGGGCGGGCGAGATCCTCGCCGTCACCGGGGCCAGCGGCAGCGGCAAGTCCACGCTGCTGCACTGCCTCGCCGGGATAGTCCGCCCGGACGAGGGTGCCGTCGTCTACGGCGGCGAACGCCTCGACCAGCTCCCGGAGAACCGGCTGAGCGAGCTGCGGCGCACGGAGTTCGGCGTGGTGTTCCAGTTCGGACAGCTGATCCCCGAGCTGACCGCGCTCGACAACGTGGCGCTGCCCCTGCTCCTCGCGGGCACCTCACGCAAGGCGGCGCAGGAGCGGGCGGGCGAATGGCTGGAGCGGTTCGGCGTCCGCGGGCAGGAGGAGTCGCGGCCCGGCGAGCTGAGCGGCGGCCAGGCACAGCGGGTCTCCCTGGCGCGGGCCCTGGTGACCGGCCCGAAGGCGGTCTTCGCGGACGAGCCGACCGGCGCGCTCGACTCCCTCGCCGGGGAGCAGGTGATGACCGCGCTGACCCACACGGCCCGCGAGTCCGGCACGGCGGTGCTGCTGATCACGCACGACGCGCAGGTGGCGGCGTACGCGGACCGGGAGGTGTCGCTGCGGGACGGGGTCGTGATCGCCGCCGGACACCTCCCGAGCGGGGCCGACACGTCGGCGGAGGTGACTCGATGA
- a CDS encoding PadR family transcriptional regulator codes for MSTRHILLGLLAAGPSHGYDLKRRHDERFPQARPLAYGQVYTTLQRLVRDGLAEVDGTDSDGGPERTLYRSTDDGSLELTRWAGEITPPAPFVTNEIFAKVVVAILASGDPAAYLSAQRAAHMARMRELTAVKTASGADLATVLSADYALNHLDADLRWMTTTGARLTTLTAEVDAA; via the coding sequence ATGAGCACCCGCCACATCCTGCTCGGACTGCTCGCCGCAGGGCCGAGCCATGGCTACGACCTCAAGCGGCGGCACGACGAGCGGTTCCCGCAAGCGCGGCCCCTCGCCTACGGGCAGGTCTATACGACGTTGCAGCGCCTGGTCCGCGACGGTCTCGCCGAGGTCGACGGGACCGATTCCGACGGCGGCCCCGAGCGCACCCTGTACCGCTCCACCGACGACGGCTCCCTGGAGCTGACCCGCTGGGCCGGTGAGATCACCCCGCCCGCTCCCTTCGTGACGAACGAGATCTTCGCCAAGGTCGTCGTCGCGATCCTCGCCTCGGGGGACCCGGCCGCGTACCTGAGCGCACAGCGTGCCGCGCACATGGCACGGATGCGGGAGCTCACGGCCGTGAAGACCGCATCCGGCGCCGATCTGGCGACCGTCCTCTCGGCCGACTACGCCCTCAACCACCTCGACGCCGATCTGCGCTGGATGACCACCACAGGCGCCCGGCTCACCACTTTGACCGCGGAGGTCGACGCAGCATGA
- the malQ gene encoding 4-alpha-glucanotransferase: MPPAETGESETDEPGEADRAHAADGIHGADETDGAHEAHGVGEAPLARLAALHGVATSYSPSPGRTVAASDAAVTTALAALGVDAGTPDAVHRALAARETELRRRLLPPTVVCWGEQPPAALTDLPDGTRLRIETEQGETRASAEQLPPGVHALHITAPDGRSADAHLVVAPARLSAPPGRAYGLLVQLYSLLSQRSWGMGDLGDLAELAAWAGRALGAGFVQLNPLHVAVPGDPTDPSPYRPSSRRYPDPVHLRVEDVPEFAYVDDPGPVRTLLDRAARLRESVLRKGALIDRDAVWELKREALERVHAVPLGPGRRAAYVDFLAEEGEALEDHATWCALAEVYGADGHGWPAGLRDPRSAETARARGELMDRVDFHAWLAWLTDEQLAAAQRAARDAGMAVGLVHDLAVGVHPVGADAWAQQEYFAAGMSVGAPPDAFNALGQDWGLPPWRPDRLAESGYAPYRRLLRALFRYAGALRIDHVMGLFRLWWVPQGRPPTEGTYVRYDAEAMLAILVLEASRTGALVIGEDLGTVEPGVRETLHARGVLGTSVLWFERDWEGDGLPLPPERWRADCLATATTHDLPPTAARLTGAHVELRDRLGLLARPLEEERAAAAADTAEWLALLARLGLLKGASGGICSVSEEAEIQAVHAFLLRTPARLVGLWLPDAVGDRRPQNLPGTWDQYPNWRLPIADARGRPVTLEELAAAPRLHALVDVLRGLPAGGGAPGGARCGERG, translated from the coding sequence ATGCCCCCGGCCGAGACGGGTGAGAGCGAGACGGACGAACCCGGTGAGGCCGACCGGGCTCATGCGGCCGACGGGATCCATGGCGCCGACGAGACCGATGGGGCCCACGAGGCCCACGGTGTCGGTGAGGCGCCGCTGGCGCGGCTCGCCGCGCTCCATGGCGTTGCCACCTCCTACAGCCCCTCCCCGGGCCGGACGGTCGCCGCTTCGGACGCCGCCGTCACCACGGCCCTCGCCGCGCTCGGCGTCGACGCGGGCACCCCGGACGCCGTACACCGTGCCCTCGCGGCGCGCGAGACGGAGCTGCGCCGGCGGCTGCTGCCGCCGACCGTCGTGTGCTGGGGCGAACAGCCGCCCGCCGCGCTGACCGACCTGCCGGACGGCACCCGCCTGCGCATCGAGACCGAACAGGGCGAGACCCGCGCCTCGGCCGAGCAGCTCCCGCCCGGTGTCCACGCGTTACACATCACCGCACCGGACGGCCGCAGCGCCGACGCCCATCTCGTCGTCGCGCCCGCCCGGCTGTCCGCGCCGCCCGGACGCGCCTACGGACTCCTCGTCCAGCTCTACTCCCTCCTCTCCCAGCGCTCCTGGGGCATGGGCGACCTCGGTGACCTCGCCGAGCTGGCCGCCTGGGCGGGCCGGGCGCTCGGCGCCGGATTCGTGCAGCTCAACCCGTTGCACGTGGCCGTGCCGGGCGACCCCACCGACCCGTCCCCGTACCGCCCCTCCTCCCGCCGCTACCCCGACCCGGTGCACCTGCGTGTCGAGGACGTTCCCGAGTTCGCGTACGTCGACGACCCCGGTCCGGTCCGTACGCTCCTCGACCGCGCCGCCCGGCTGCGCGAATCCGTCCTGCGAAAGGGCGCGTTGATCGACCGCGACGCCGTATGGGAGCTGAAGCGGGAGGCGCTGGAACGCGTGCACGCCGTGCCCCTCGGACCCGGACGGCGCGCCGCCTACGTCGACTTCCTCGCCGAGGAGGGCGAGGCGCTGGAGGACCACGCGACGTGGTGCGCGCTGGCCGAGGTGTACGGGGCCGATGGGCACGGCTGGCCGGCCGGGCTGCGCGACCCGCGCTCGGCCGAGACCGCCCGGGCGCGCGGCGAGTTGATGGACCGCGTCGACTTCCACGCCTGGCTCGCCTGGCTGACCGACGAGCAGCTCGCCGCCGCTCAGCGGGCCGCGCGTGACGCGGGCATGGCGGTCGGACTCGTGCACGACCTCGCGGTCGGCGTCCATCCCGTCGGCGCCGACGCCTGGGCGCAGCAGGAGTACTTCGCCGCGGGCATGTCGGTGGGCGCCCCGCCCGACGCCTTCAACGCGCTCGGCCAGGACTGGGGCCTGCCGCCCTGGCGACCGGACCGCCTCGCCGAGTCCGGCTACGCCCCGTACCGCCGTCTGCTCCGCGCCCTCTTCCGATACGCGGGCGCCCTGCGCATCGACCACGTGATGGGGCTGTTCCGGCTGTGGTGGGTGCCGCAGGGGCGGCCGCCCACGGAGGGAACGTACGTCCGGTACGACGCCGAGGCGATGCTCGCGATCCTCGTCCTGGAGGCATCGCGCACCGGGGCACTGGTGATCGGCGAGGACCTCGGCACGGTCGAACCCGGGGTGCGCGAGACGCTGCACGCGCGCGGCGTGCTCGGCACGTCGGTGCTGTGGTTCGAACGGGACTGGGAGGGGGACGGGCTGCCGCTGCCGCCCGAGCGCTGGCGCGCGGACTGCCTGGCCACCGCCACCACCCACGACCTGCCGCCGACCGCCGCCCGGCTCACCGGCGCGCACGTCGAACTCCGCGACCGTCTCGGCCTGTTGGCCCGGCCGCTGGAGGAGGAGCGGGCCGCGGCGGCGGCGGACACGGCGGAATGGCTGGCCCTGCTGGCCCGGCTCGGACTGCTCAAGGGTGCGAGCGGGGGCATCTGCTCGGTGTCCGAGGAGGCCGAGATCCAGGCCGTGCACGCCTTTCTGCTGCGCACCCCGGCCCGGCTGGTCGGCCTGTGGCTGCCGGACGCGGTGGGCGACCGGCGCCCGCAGAACCTGCCGGGTACGTGGGACCAGTATCCGAACTGGCGTCTGCCGATCGCCGATGCGCGGGGCCGTCCGGTGACGCTGGAGGAGCTGGCGGCCGCGCCGCGGTTGCACGCGTTGGTGGATGTGCTGCGGGGCCTTCCGGCGGGGGGCGGGGCGCCGGGCGGCGCGAGGTGCGGGGAGCGGGGCTGA
- a CDS encoding MarR family winged helix-turn-helix transcriptional regulator, which produces MNASRPITPPKDPVDAIIEQWAAARPDLDTAAMEVFGRVFRLSRTMGDRMEKAYERFGISRGEFDVLATLRRSGEPYTLSPRQLSATLMLTTGGMTGRLDKLERAGLLRRSPDPHDRRGLQVTLTDEGFRLIDEAVEAGLAVQTEALDALDAQQAGQLADLLRQLLAGTVSPAPGN; this is translated from the coding sequence ATGAACGCGAGCCGCCCGATCACACCCCCCAAGGACCCCGTCGACGCGATCATCGAGCAGTGGGCCGCCGCCCGGCCGGACCTCGACACCGCCGCGATGGAGGTCTTCGGGCGCGTCTTCCGGCTCTCGCGGACGATGGGCGACCGGATGGAGAAGGCGTACGAGCGGTTCGGGATCTCGCGCGGCGAGTTCGACGTGCTGGCGACCCTGCGCCGTTCCGGCGAGCCGTACACCCTCTCGCCCCGCCAGCTCTCGGCGACGCTGATGCTCACCACCGGCGGGATGACCGGCCGCCTGGACAAGCTGGAACGGGCGGGGCTGCTGCGCCGCTCCCCCGACCCGCACGACCGGCGCGGGCTCCAGGTGACGCTCACGGACGAGGGGTTCCGGCTGATCGACGAGGCGGTGGAGGCCGGGCTCGCCGTCCAGACGGAGGCGCTCGACGCCCTCGACGCGCAGCAGGCCGGCCAACTGGCCGACCTGCTGCGTCAGTTGCTCGCCGGAACCGTCAGCCCCGCCCCAGGGAACTGA
- a CDS encoding EamA family transporter: protein MTKNGSTRAPLIALTALAPVSWGSTYAVTTEFLPADRPLFTGLMRALPAGLLLLALARVLPRGAWWWKSAVLGALNIGAFFPLLFLSAYRLPGGMAAVVGSVGPLFVAGLAAALLSERPTVRTLLTGIAAALGVSLVVLKAAGALDPLGVLAALAATASMSTGTVLTKRWGRPAGVGPLALTAWQLTAGGLLIAPIALLVEGTPPALDGRAIGGYLYLALANTAVAYWLWFRGIGRLTATQVTFLGPLSPLTAAVIGWAALGQALTPVQLAGMAVAFGATVFGQLRPRAQDRRRHRETTAVPLDAGPNSNAATTAPGAAAVPGAPTATAAPSVPTATAAPTVPGATAAPSAPTAPTATTATTATTPNGS, encoded by the coding sequence ATGACCAAGAACGGCTCCACGCGTGCCCCGCTCATAGCGCTCACCGCGCTCGCCCCCGTCTCCTGGGGCAGCACCTACGCCGTCACCACCGAGTTCCTGCCGGCGGACCGTCCGCTGTTCACGGGCCTGATGCGCGCCCTGCCCGCCGGGCTGCTCCTGCTCGCCCTCGCCCGGGTGCTTCCGCGCGGCGCCTGGTGGTGGAAGTCGGCGGTGCTGGGTGCGCTGAACATCGGCGCCTTCTTCCCGCTGCTGTTCCTCTCCGCGTACCGGCTGCCCGGCGGCATGGCGGCGGTCGTGGGCTCGGTGGGTCCGCTGTTCGTGGCCGGGCTGGCGGCGGCGCTGCTCAGTGAGCGACCGACCGTTCGTACGCTGTTGACCGGTATCGCGGCGGCCCTGGGTGTCAGCCTGGTCGTGCTGAAGGCGGCCGGCGCGCTCGACCCCCTCGGTGTGCTCGCCGCCCTCGCCGCCACCGCCTCCATGTCCACCGGCACCGTGCTCACCAAGCGGTGGGGGCGCCCGGCCGGGGTCGGCCCGCTGGCCCTGACCGCCTGGCAGCTCACCGCGGGCGGACTGCTGATCGCCCCGATCGCCCTGCTCGTCGAGGGGACGCCGCCCGCGTTGGACGGCCGGGCGATCGGCGGCTACCTCTATCTCGCGCTGGCGAACACGGCGGTGGCGTACTGGCTCTGGTTCCGCGGCATCGGCCGGCTCACCGCGACCCAGGTCACCTTCCTCGGCCCGCTCTCCCCGCTCACCGCGGCCGTCATCGGCTGGGCCGCCCTCGGCCAGGCGCTGACGCCGGTGCAGCTGGCGGGCATGGCCGTGGCCTTCGGCGCGACGGTCTTCGGCCAGCTCAGGCCCCGCGCCCAGGACCGACGCCGACACCGTGAAACCACGGCGGTTCCGCTGGACGCCGGGCCGAACTCGAACGCCGCAACCACCGCGCCGGGCGCGGCCGCTGTGCCGGGCGCGCCGACGGCGACCGCTGCGCCGAGTGTGCCGACGGCGACTGCCGCGCCGACTGTGCCGGGTGCGACCGCTGCGCCGAGCGCGCCGACCGCGCCGACCGCGACCACCGCAACGACCGCGACCACCCCCAACGGCTCCTGA
- the pepN gene encoding aminopeptidase N produces the protein MPGTNLTREEAQQRAQLLTVDSYEIDLDLSGAQEGGTYRSVTTVRFDSAETGAESFIDLVAPTVHEVTLNGDTLDPAEVFKDSRIALAGLLAGRNVLRVVADCAYTNTGEGLHRFVDPVDQQAYLYTQFEVPDARRVFASFEQPDLKATFQFTVKAPSGWTVVSNSPTPEPTDDTWVFEPTPRISTYITALIVGPYHSVHSVYEKDGQSVPLGIYCRPSLAEFLDSDAIFEVTRQGFDWFQEKFDYAYPFGKYDQLFVPEFNAGAMENAGAVTIRDQYVFRSKVTDAAYEVRAETILHELAHMWFGDLVTMEWWNDLWLNESFATYTSIACQAYAPGSRWPHSWTTFANSMKTWAYRQDQLPSTHPIMAEINDLDDVLVNFDGITYAKGASVLKQLVAYVGMDEFFAGVQAYFKRHAFGNTRLSDLLGALEETSGRDLKNWSEKWLQTAGINILRPEIATDADGVITSFAIRQEAPALPAGAKGEPTLRPHRIAVGLYDLDEASGKVVRGERVELDVDGELTAVPQLVGKRRPSVVLLNDDDLSYAKVRLDEESLAFVTEHLGDFEASLPRALCWASAWDMTRDAELATRDYLSLVLSGIGKESDIGVVQSLHRQVKLAIELYADPAARENLVNRWTDATLAHLRAAEAGSDHQLAWARAFAATARTPEQLDLLEGLLEGTQTIEGLAVDTELRWAFVERLAAVGRYDETEIAGEYERDRTAAGERHAATARAARPTEEAKAEAWASVVESDKLPNAVQEAVISGFVQTDQRELLAPYTDKYFAAAKDVWDSRSHEMAQQIVVGLYPAVQVSEETLRKTDEWLASADPSPALRRLVSESRSGVERALKAQAADAAAA, from the coding sequence GTGCCTGGCACAAACCTGACCCGCGAAGAGGCGCAGCAGCGGGCGCAGCTGCTCACCGTTGACTCGTACGAGATCGATCTCGACCTCTCCGGCGCGCAGGAGGGCGGCACCTACCGGTCCGTGACCACGGTGCGCTTCGACTCCGCCGAGACCGGCGCGGAGTCCTTCATCGACCTGGTGGCGCCGACGGTCCACGAGGTGACCCTCAACGGCGACACGCTCGACCCGGCCGAGGTCTTCAAGGACTCGCGGATCGCGCTTGCGGGCCTGCTGGCGGGCCGCAACGTGCTCCGCGTCGTGGCGGACTGCGCTTACACCAACACGGGTGAAGGTCTGCACCGCTTCGTCGACCCCGTCGACCAGCAGGCCTATCTCTACACCCAGTTCGAGGTGCCGGACGCCCGCCGGGTCTTCGCCTCCTTCGAGCAGCCCGATCTGAAGGCGACCTTCCAGTTCACCGTGAAGGCGCCGAGCGGCTGGACCGTCGTCTCCAACTCGCCGACGCCCGAGCCCACGGACGACACCTGGGTCTTCGAGCCGACGCCGCGGATCTCCACGTACATCACGGCGCTCATCGTCGGGCCGTACCACTCGGTGCACAGCGTGTACGAGAAGGACGGCCAGTCCGTTCCGCTCGGCATCTACTGCCGGCCCTCGCTCGCCGAGTTCCTCGACTCCGACGCGATCTTCGAGGTCACCCGGCAGGGCTTCGACTGGTTCCAGGAGAAGTTCGACTACGCGTACCCCTTCGGCAAGTACGACCAGCTCTTCGTGCCGGAGTTCAACGCGGGCGCGATGGAGAACGCCGGCGCCGTCACCATCCGCGACCAGTACGTGTTCCGGTCCAAGGTGACCGACGCCGCGTACGAGGTGCGCGCCGAGACGATCCTGCACGAGCTGGCCCACATGTGGTTCGGCGACCTCGTGACCATGGAGTGGTGGAACGACCTGTGGCTGAACGAGTCGTTCGCCACGTACACGTCCATCGCCTGCCAGGCGTATGCGCCCGGCTCGCGCTGGCCGCACTCCTGGACCACCTTCGCCAACTCCATGAAGACGTGGGCGTACCGGCAGGACCAGCTGCCCTCCACCCACCCGATCATGGCCGAGATCAACGACCTCGACGACGTGCTCGTCAACTTCGACGGCATCACGTACGCCAAGGGCGCCAGCGTCCTGAAGCAGCTCGTCGCGTATGTCGGCATGGACGAGTTCTTCGCGGGCGTGCAGGCGTACTTCAAGCGTCACGCGTTCGGGAACACGCGGCTCAGCGATCTGCTGGGGGCGCTGGAGGAGACCAGCGGCCGTGACCTGAAGAACTGGTCGGAGAAGTGGCTCCAGACGGCCGGTATCAACATCCTGCGTCCTGAGATCGCCACCGACGCGGACGGTGTCATCACCTCGTTCGCCATTCGCCAGGAGGCGCCGGCCCTGCCCGCCGGTGCCAAGGGCGAGCCGACGCTGCGGCCGCACCGCATCGCGGTCGGCCTGTACGACCTCGACGAGGCGAGCGGCAAGGTCGTGCGCGGCGAGCGGGTGGAGCTGGACGTGGACGGTGAGCTGACCGCCGTTCCGCAGCTGGTCGGCAAGCGCCGTCCGTCGGTGGTCCTGCTCAACGACGACGACCTGTCGTACGCGAAGGTCCGCCTCGACGAGGAGTCCCTCGCGTTCGTGACGGAGCACCTCGGTGACTTCGAGGCCTCCCTCCCCCGCGCCCTGTGCTGGGCCTCGGCCTGGGACATGACGCGTGACGCCGAGCTGGCGACCCGCGACTACCTGTCCCTGGTCCTGTCGGGCATCGGCAAGGAGTCCGACATCGGTGTCGTGCAGTCGCTGCACCGCCAGGTGAAGCTGGCGATCGAGCTGTACGCCGACCCGGCCGCCCGCGAGAACCTGGTGAACCGCTGGACGGACGCCACGCTGGCGCATCTGCGCGCGGCCGAGGCGGGCAGCGACCACCAGCTGGCCTGGGCGCGTGCCTTCGCGGCGACCGCGCGTACGCCGGAGCAGCTGGACCTGCTGGAGGGGCTGCTGGAGGGCACGCAGACGATCGAGGGCCTGGCCGTCGACACCGAGCTGCGGTGGGCGTTCGTGGAGCGGCTCGCGGCCGTGGGCCGGTACGACGAGACGGAGATCGCCGGCGAGTACGAGCGGGACCGCACGGCGGCCGGTGAGCGGCACGCGGCGACCGCCCGGGCCGCGCGGCCGACCGAGGAGGCGAAGGCGGAGGCCTGGGCCTCGGTCGTCGAGTCGGACAAGCTGCCGAACGCCGTGCAGGAGGCGGTGATCTCGGGCTTCGTGCAGACCGACCAGCGTGAGCTGCTGGCCCCGTACACGGACAAGTACTTCGCGGCGGCCAAGGACGTGTGGGACTCGCGCTCGCACGAGATGGCGCAGCAGATCGTGGTCGGGCTCTACCCGGCGGTCCAGGTCTCGGAGGAGACGCTCAGGAAGACGGACGAGTGGCTGGCCTCGGCCGACCCCAGCCCGGCACTGCGGCGGCTGGTCTCGGAGTCCCGGTCGGGCGTGGAGCGGGCCCTGAAGGCGCAGGCGGCGGACGCGGCCGCGGCGTAA
- a CDS encoding DUF1203 domain-containing protein, translated as MTTYPTHTARTTYTARPIGPSALKELRDTDDAGRPRVPFTDDEGGAPLRCCLRRSEPGEHIVLVSYAPLRRWAAETGAEPGAYDERGPVFIHAAECEGPAGDGHPFTGAHRTVRRYSADGRILGGRLVEVPDAAAADQAFDEAFAEAFGDPETRLVHVRAVEYGCFLYEVRRP; from the coding sequence ATGACGACGTACCCGACGCACACGGCACGCACGACGTACACCGCACGCCCGATCGGGCCGAGCGCCCTGAAGGAACTCCGCGACACCGACGACGCGGGCCGCCCCCGCGTACCGTTCACCGACGACGAGGGCGGTGCCCCGCTCCGCTGCTGCCTGCGCCGCAGCGAACCGGGCGAGCACATCGTCCTCGTCTCGTACGCCCCGCTGCGCCGCTGGGCCGCCGAGACGGGCGCCGAGCCGGGGGCGTACGACGAGCGGGGGCCGGTCTTCATCCATGCGGCCGAGTGCGAGGGACCGGCCGGGGACGGCCACCCGTTCACCGGCGCCCACCGCACCGTCCGCCGCTACTCCGCCGACGGCCGGATCCTCGGCGGCCGTCTCGTGGAGGTCCCGGACGCGGCCGCCGCCGACCAGGCCTTCGACGAAGCCTTCGCGGAGGCCTTCGGCGACCCTGAGACGCGGCTCGTCCATGTGCGGGCCGTGGAATACGGCTGCTTCCTGTACGAGGTGCGCAGGCCCTGA